The nucleotide sequence TCAAGCGGCTCTCGCTGCTCTCCGGTGGCGAGCGCTCGCTCGTCGCGGTGGCGCTGCTCGTCGCGATCTTCAAGGCGCGGCCGAGCCCGTTCTACATCATGGACGAGGTCGAGGCGGCGCTCGACGACACCAACCTCGGCCGGCTCATCACGCTCTTCGAGGAGCTGCGCGACTCCAGCCAGCTCATCGTCATCACGCACCAGAAGCGGACGATGGAGGTCGCCGACGCGCTGTACGGCGTCTCGATGCGCGGCGACGGCGTGACGACGGTCGTCAGCCAGCGCATCCGCGACGTCGCCGCCTCCGCCTGACGACAGAAGGGCCGGGCACCCCCGGCGCCCGGCCCCTCCGTGCCGGGGTCACCCCCGGCGGTACGTCACTTCTGCGCCACGCAGCAGCCCAGGCACGGTCCGCACTTGATGTACGCGTTGGCCGGCAGCGTGGTGGACAGGAGCGTTCCCCCCGCGATGAGCGAGACGGCGACGATACGAGCAACCTTCTTCATGGTGTTCCTCTCGGTCGAAGTGACCGGGACGCTACTCGGTCACCGGGATCCGCGCGCGCTGGACGGATCCCGCCGGCTCGCCCAGGCCTCGAGCAGGGCGCGCTCGTCGGCGTCGTCGAGGCCCGTGCGCCGGGGCTGGTCGGCCGGGCGGGTCTCCTCCCACGCGAGGGTGTCGCGCAGCGTCTCGACGAGCGGGCGGTGCGTGAGCCCGAGCGCCCGGGCGGCCTCGCCGGTGCGCGCGGCGAACCCGCCGTACTCCGCGACGGGGAGCCAGAGCGGGAGCGAGCGCGGGCCCATCCACGGGCCGACCCCCTGCTCGGCGAGCCAGGCCGGGTCGGCCGGGACGGCCTGCGCGTCGCTGCCGGCCGCCTCGCGGGACGCGGCGAGCAGCCGGCCGATGGTCGTCGTCGGCCCGACGGCGTCGACCACCCCGGTCGTGCCGGTCTCGGCGCAGCGCACCATCCACGCCGCGAGGTCGCGGGCGTCGAGGACCTGGGTCGGGTCACCGAGGGCGTCGGGGGCGAGGACGCGGCCCGGGGCCGCGGGGTGGGCGAACCGCCAGGGCCACCAGCCGGTGCGGCCCGAGGTGTCGCCCGGCCCGCCGATGAGGCCGGCGCGGGCGACGAGCGTGCGCCCGGCCCCGAGGCCCTCGAGCACGGCCTGCTCGCAGGCGACCTTGGCGCCGCCGTAGGCGTCGGGGTCCTCGCCACCGACGTCGCGCGGGGCGAGCAGCGGGGTGGACTCGTCCGCGCCGGGGACCGAGTGGTCGGCGTAGACGTTGCCGGTCGACACGAGCCCCCAGTGGCCGGCCCGGCCGGCGAGCGCGGCCACGGCGCGGCGCACCTGGCCGGGGTCGCGCGCGACGTCGACGACGGCGTCCCAGTCGTCGCTCTCGACCCCGCCGAGCCCGGCGGACGGGTCGTCGCGGTCGGCGCGGACGAGCGTGACGCCGGGCGCCACCGCGCCCGAGCGGCCGCGGGCCACGCACGTGACGTCGTGGCCGCGCTCGAGGCCGGCGTGGGCCAGCGCGCGGCCGAGGAAGGCGGTGCCGCCGAGGACGAGGAGTCGCATCCGGCCAGCCGACCACGACGGTCGGCCCGGCGGGAAGGGCTGTTCGCGCAGAGCGGAGCGGGTCAGCGGGGGAGGGAGCCAGCGGAGCCGAGGGGCCAGAAGCGCAGGACGACGGGGCCGACCACCCGTTCGACGGGCACGAACCGCGCGCACTCGCCGCCCCCGGACGTCGAGCCTCGGCAGCCGAGCACCGAGTCGGCCGACTCCGAGCGGTGGTCGCCGAGCACGAGGAGGTTCTCCTCCGGAACCGTGACGAGCGGGAAGCACCGGGTCGAGCGCGGGGTGGTCGTGCAGTCGAGGCTGCCGCGCACGAACGGCAGGTCCTCGTGGACGTACGGCTCGTCGAGGGCCTGGTCGTCGACCGTCACGCGGCCGTCGACCGAGCAGCAGGCCACGCGGTCGCCGGGCATGCCGATGACCCGCTTGACCGTGTAGGAGGTGTTGCCCGGGCCGACCCCGACGACGTCGCCGACGGCGCGCGCCGCCGCGACGAGGGGGTTGGACGCCGGGGGCAGCCGCCGGTCCTGCCACGTCGTGCCGTGCCCGAAGACGACGACGTCGCCGCGCTGCACCGAGTGGTCGAGCCGGTCGACGAGGATGCGGTCGCCGATCCGCAGCGTGTTCTCCATCGACTGCGACGGCACCCCGAACGGCTTGACGAGGAAGGCCTGGACGAGGGCGATCGCCACGACGGCGACGAGCACCTCGGTGAACCACGGGAGCCGCCGACGGCGGCGGACTGCGGTCGGCTCGGCCGACGCGACACCGGGCTCGGACACGGGCGCCACCCTAGTTGCGGGCCGCCGCAGGTGTCGATTTGGCCACGTGCGCACCGGGTCCCGACAATGGAGGCATGCTCGCGGTCGTCGTCACCCTCCTCCTCCTCACCGCCCTCGCCCTCGCCGTCCTCGGGATGGTGGCCGTCCCCGCGCGCCGGGCCGGACGCGAGGTGCTGTCGGAGCGGGGGAGCGCCGCGGTCGCCGGCCTGCGCGAGCGCACGGAGCGCGGCGGGCCGGCCGAGCCGGCGCAGCCCGAGCGCGAGACCGTCGCCGCCTGAGCGGGCGTCACCGCCCGGCTCCGGGTGTCCGTGGGGTGTGGTCGAATGAGACGAACCCCGAGAGCGAAGGAGCCGCCCCGATGAGGTCCGGCATCGACACGTCTGCCGTCGACCAGACGGTCCGCCCGCAGGACGACCTGTTCGCGTTCACCAACGGCAGCTGGCTGGCGCGCACGACCATCCCCGAGGACCGTGGGCGCTACGGCACCTTCGACGCCCTGCGCGAGGCGGCCGAGGAGCACGTCCGCACCATCATCGACGAGACGGCGGCCGGCTCGCCGGCCCCCGGCTCGGTGGCGGCCAAGGTCGGCGACCTCTACTCGAGCTTCATGGACGAGGAGCGGGTCGAGGCCCTCGGGGCCGCTCCCGTGCTGGGCGACCTCGAGCGGGTCGCGGCGGTCCGGGACGCCTCCGGGCTGATGGGCCTGCTCGGCGAGCTCGCCCGCGACGGTGTCTTCGGCCCCGTCGTGCCGTTCGTCAACACCGACGACCGCGACCCCGACCGCTACGTCGTCTACCTCGAGCAGGCCGGCCTGGGCCTGCCCGACGAGTCGTACTACCGCGAGCCGCAGCACGCCGCGGTCCTCGAGGCGTACACCCCGCACGTCGCCCGGATGCTCGAGCTCGCCGGGTACCTCGGGGCGCAGGGCGCCGCGGAGCGCGTCGTCGCGCTCGAGACCCGCCTGGCCGCCTCCCACTGGGACAAGGTGACCAACCGCGACCCGGTCAAGACCTACACGCTCGTCGACCGCGCGGGCCTCGACGCCCTGGCCCCGGGCATCGACTGGGACGCCTTCCTCGCCGGGATGCAGGCGCCCGCGCGCACCTTCGCGGCGGTCGTCGTGCGCCAGCCCGGCTACCTCACCGCGCTCGGCGAGGCCCTGCAGGAGGAGCCCGTCGAGGCCTGGCGCGACTGGCTGGCCTGGCACGTCGTCCACGCCCACGCGCCCTACCTGTCCTCGGCGTTCGTCGAGGAGAACTTCGACTTCTACGGCCGCACGCTCTCGGGCGTCCCGCGGCTGCGCGACCGCTGGAAGCGCGCCGTCTCGCTCGTCGAGGACGCCCTCGGTGAGGCGGTCGGCCAGCTGTACGTCGAGCGCCACTTCCCGCCGCACGCGAAGGCGCGGATGCTCGAGCTCGTCGACAACGTCGTCGAGGCCTTCCGGCAGAGCCTGTCCGCCGTCCCGTGGATGGGGCCGGCCACCCGGGCCGAGGCCCTGGCCAAGCTGGAGGCCTTCACCCCGAAGATCGGCTACCCCGACCGCTGGCGCGACTACACCGCGCTCGAGGTGCAGGCCGGTGACCTGCTCGGCAACGTCAAGCGGGCCAGCGCCTTCGAGGCCGACCGCAACCTCGCCAAGCTCGGCGCGCCGGTCGACCGCACCGAGTGGTTCATGACCCCGCAGACGGTCAACGCCTACTACAACCCCGGGATGAACGAGATCGTCTTCCCCGCGGCCATCCTCCAGCCGCCGTTCTTCGACGTCGAGGCCGACGACGCGGTCAACTACGGCGGCATCGGCGCGGTCATCGGGCACGAGATCGGCCACGGCTTCGACGACTCCGGCTCGCAGTTCGACGGCCGCGGCGAGCTGCGCGACTGGTGGACCGCCGAGGACCGCGAGCGCTTCCAGGCCCTCGCCGACGCGCTGATCGGGCAGTTCTCCGTCCTCGAGACGCGCGACGCCCCCGGCACGCCGGTCAACGGCGCCCTGACCGTCGGCGAGAACATCGGCGACCTCGGCGGGCTGACCATCGGTCACGCGGCCTACCGGATCTCCCTCGGCGACCAGGACGCGCCCGAGCTCGACGGGTTCACCGGCGACCAGCGCTTCTTCCTCGGCTGGGCCCAGGTCTGGCGCGGGATGGCCCGCGCCGCCGAGGCCGAGCGGCTCCTCGCCGTCGACCCGCACAGCCCGATGGACCTGCGCGCCAACGCGGCGCGCAACCTCACCGCCTTCCACGAGGCGTTCGGGACTCAGCCCGGCGACGGGATGTACCTCCCGGAGGCCGAGCGGGTCAGCATCTTCTGACGGGCGGGGGCCGACCGGCCCGGCCGCCCGGTTTGGGCTGGGCCGGTCGCCTTGACAGGATGGCCGGGTGACTGACTCGATCCTCGCCTACGTCGGCATCGCCGTCGCCGTCCTCGTCGTCGTCGGGGGCGTGGTCCTCGGGCTCGTCCGCGGGCGCGGTGGGGCCGAGCGCGACCTCGAGGCGCCCGAGCGCGCCGACGCGCCGGGCACGCCCGGCCCGGCCGACGCCGACCTGGCCCCGGACGGGTCGATCGGCACGATCGAGCACCCCGGCGAGGTCGTCGAGGAGGAGCCCCCGGCCGCCCCGGCACCGGCCCCCGCCCCGACGGTCCCCGCCGTCGAGACCCCCGAGGCCCCGGCCGGCCGCCTGCACCGCCTGCGCGCCCGCCTGGCCCGCTCCAACACGGCGATCGGGCGCGGCCTGCTCGCGCTGCTCGCCGGCGGCAAGCTCGACGAGGCCGCGTGGGAGGAGGTCGAGGACACCCTCCTCGCCGCCGACCTCGGGGTCGCCGCGACGACCGAGCTCGTCGACGCCCTGCGCACCCGCGTCGCGGTCGAGGGCGCCGGCGACGAGGCGGCCGTGCGCCGCCTCCTGCGCGAGGAGCTGCTGCGCCTCGTCGACCCG is from Arthrobacter sp. NEB 688 and encodes:
- a CDS encoding NAD-dependent epimerase/dehydratase family protein, giving the protein MRLLVLGGTAFLGRALAHAGLERGHDVTCVARGRSGAVAPGVTLVRADRDDPSAGLGGVESDDWDAVVDVARDPGQVRRAVAALAGRAGHWGLVSTGNVYADHSVPGADESTPLLAPRDVGGEDPDAYGGAKVACEQAVLEGLGAGRTLVARAGLIGGPGDTSGRTGWWPWRFAHPAAPGRVLAPDALGDPTQVLDARDLAAWMVRCAETGTTGVVDAVGPTTTIGRLLAASREAAGSDAQAVPADPAWLAEQGVGPWMGPRSLPLWLPVAEYGGFAARTGEAARALGLTHRPLVETLRDTLAWEETRPADQPRRTGLDDADERALLEAWASRRDPSSARGSR
- the lepB gene encoding signal peptidase I encodes the protein MSEPGVASAEPTAVRRRRRLPWFTEVLVAVVAIALVQAFLVKPFGVPSQSMENTLRIGDRILVDRLDHSVQRGDVVVFGHGTTWQDRRLPPASNPLVAAARAVGDVVGVGPGNTSYTVKRVIGMPGDRVACCSVDGRVTVDDQALDEPYVHEDLPFVRGSLDCTTTPRSTRCFPLVTVPEENLLVLGDHRSESADSVLGCRGSTSGGGECARFVPVERVVGPVVLRFWPLGSAGSLPR
- a CDS encoding M13-type metalloendopeptidase, which translates into the protein MRSGIDTSAVDQTVRPQDDLFAFTNGSWLARTTIPEDRGRYGTFDALREAAEEHVRTIIDETAAGSPAPGSVAAKVGDLYSSFMDEERVEALGAAPVLGDLERVAAVRDASGLMGLLGELARDGVFGPVVPFVNTDDRDPDRYVVYLEQAGLGLPDESYYREPQHAAVLEAYTPHVARMLELAGYLGAQGAAERVVALETRLAASHWDKVTNRDPVKTYTLVDRAGLDALAPGIDWDAFLAGMQAPARTFAAVVVRQPGYLTALGEALQEEPVEAWRDWLAWHVVHAHAPYLSSAFVEENFDFYGRTLSGVPRLRDRWKRAVSLVEDALGEAVGQLYVERHFPPHAKARMLELVDNVVEAFRQSLSAVPWMGPATRAEALAKLEAFTPKIGYPDRWRDYTALEVQAGDLLGNVKRASAFEADRNLAKLGAPVDRTEWFMTPQTVNAYYNPGMNEIVFPAAILQPPFFDVEADDAVNYGGIGAVIGHEIGHGFDDSGSQFDGRGELRDWWTAEDRERFQALADALIGQFSVLETRDAPGTPVNGALTVGENIGDLGGLTIGHAAYRISLGDQDAPELDGFTGDQRFFLGWAQVWRGMARAAEAERLLAVDPHSPMDLRANAARNLTAFHEAFGTQPGDGMYLPEAERVSIF